From a region of the Penaeus vannamei isolate JL-2024 chromosome 32, ASM4276789v1, whole genome shotgun sequence genome:
- the LOC113827439 gene encoding cuticle protein CP1158-like, with product MKFLVVAAAMVACAGARSINSGWVLPAGNIGTSGILRMDGSTNLFSHDFAHSIISIGPAGIILKDGPPVQLDANLNMVGRSKRSSDGLVNNAGNIGRSGIVRKDGTIELFGHDMAHEILSFGPSGIILKNGPPIHLDENLKMTGRSKRHIVGPTGMITSWGQIVQFREPFTTVVSDGPSGIVLSDGQNIQKPAV from the exons ATGAAGTTCCTT GTTGTGGCAGCAGCGATGGTGGCGTGCGCTGGCGCTCGCTCCATCAACTCCGGTTGGGTCCTTCCGGCGGGCAACATCGGCACCTCGGGCATCCTGCGCATGGATGGCTCCACCAATCTGTTCAGCCACGACTTCGCTCACAGCATCATTTCCATCGGACCCGCTGGCATCATCCTGAAGGACGGCCCACCCGTCCAGCTCGACGCCAACCTCAACATGGTGGGCCGCAGCAAGCGCTCCTCCGATGGATTGGTCAATAATGCTGGCAACATCGGCCGCTCCGGAATTGTGCGCAAGGACGGCACTATTGAGCTGTTCGGCCACGACATGGCCCATGAGATCCTTTCCTTTGGCCCCTCCGGCATCATCCTGAAGAACGGTCCTCCCATCCACCTGGACGAGAACCTCAAGATGACGGGCCGCTCCAAGCGCCACATCGTTGGGCCCACCGGCATGATCACCTCGTGGGGTCAGATCGTCCAGTTCAGGGAGCCTTTCACGACGGTCGTGTCTGATGGGCCGAGCGGCATCGTCCTCTCCGACGGCCAGAACATCCAGAAGCCAGCTGTGTAA